A region from the Desulfitobacterium dehalogenans ATCC 51507 genome encodes:
- a CDS encoding BON domain-containing protein, whose protein sequence is MQKSRPEKDVHEDIKILIQTHFGESGQGIHIEVKGDKVSLWGTVDSLAEKDFIGQRIGRIDGVKELDNSLTVANDGKITDKDIEKQVVERFAQSNFEEIMHLGCRASKGIVTLLGHLETQSSERLAKRIASQVRGVKEVRSEIDFLEKAVDDATLVNRVENALVASPWVNAHEIKTSARNGLITLTGMVDTQEEIEWAVDTAYQVPGVKAVVSELFSRHRSQGEDLYMTEQLVRKLGQHGMTSQFVRAFVQDGIAYMTGEVYSDEDRRWAESMGQHVEGIKSINSSIKVASHSGK, encoded by the coding sequence ATGCAAAAATCACGACCGGAAAAAGATGTTCATGAAGACATAAAAATTCTTATCCAAACTCACTTCGGGGAATCGGGCCAAGGAATCCATATTGAAGTAAAAGGGGATAAAGTTTCCCTATGGGGGACAGTGGATAGCCTTGCCGAAAAAGATTTTATCGGGCAAAGAATTGGTCGCATCGACGGTGTAAAAGAGCTGGATAATTCTCTGACGGTTGCCAACGACGGAAAAATCACCGATAAGGATATTGAAAAGCAAGTGGTTGAGCGCTTTGCCCAATCTAATTTCGAAGAGATCATGCATTTGGGATGCCGGGCAAGTAAAGGGATTGTGACTTTGCTTGGGCATCTGGAGACCCAAAGCAGTGAGCGTCTTGCGAAACGAATCGCTTCTCAGGTCAGAGGGGTGAAAGAAGTTCGCAGTGAAATCGATTTCTTAGAAAAAGCCGTGGACGATGCCACACTTGTCAACCGTGTTGAAAATGCTTTAGTAGCTTCTCCATGGGTGAACGCTCATGAGATCAAAACATCGGCTCGCAATGGCTTAATTACTCTCACCGGAATGGTTGATACCCAAGAGGAGATTGAATGGGCAGTCGATACAGCCTATCAAGTGCCAGGAGTTAAAGCTGTGGTAAGTGAGCTTTTCTCTCGCCATCGTTCTCAAGGTGAGGATCTTTATATGACTGAACAGCTCGTGCGTAAGCTAGGTCAGCATGGGATGACATCTCAGTTTGTTCGGGCCTTTGTTCAAGATGGAATCGCTTATATGACTGGTGAAGTCTACTCGGATGAGGATCGAAGATGGGCGGAATCCATGGGACAGCATGTGGAAGGAATTAAGAGCATTAATAGCTCCATTAAAGTTGCTTCTCACTCGGGCAAATAA
- a CDS encoding PHP domain-containing protein, with protein sequence MTIDLHIHTLESDGSLSVAAIIQEAVKQGVRILALTDHETTNGVQEAMELGQKHNVNIIPGVELITAFKGKEVHLLGYFPFEAVIHSDLQSRLKELRQQRTYLAYEMVKRLQNDGFTLKWAEVEKIANPEGAVSKGHIMRALHEHENGTIQWPTIAKLFQPYGIAYLPFLEHPFEEAVDLIYECGGVPVLAHPGLLRDDRMVTELLSYRPMGLEVYYGYWEQREALIQNYKNIAQEKAILTTGGSDFHGLFGPVKLGEIDVPEQCSIELQRFLNLDF encoded by the coding sequence ATGACGATCGATTTACACATTCATACTTTAGAGTCGGACGGTTCTCTTTCAGTTGCTGCAATCATCCAGGAAGCTGTCAAGCAGGGTGTTCGTATATTGGCTTTGACTGATCATGAGACCACCAACGGCGTTCAGGAAGCCATGGAGTTAGGGCAAAAGCATAATGTGAATATTATTCCAGGGGTCGAGTTGATCACAGCCTTTAAAGGTAAGGAAGTTCATTTACTGGGGTATTTTCCCTTTGAGGCTGTCATCCATTCCGATCTCCAATCACGACTAAAGGAACTTCGACAGCAGCGAACCTATTTGGCCTATGAGATGGTCAAGAGGTTGCAGAACGATGGATTCACCTTGAAATGGGCGGAGGTGGAGAAAATCGCTAATCCTGAAGGTGCAGTAAGCAAAGGTCATATTATGCGGGCTCTTCATGAACACGAAAACGGTACTATCCAATGGCCCACTATAGCAAAACTCTTCCAGCCGTATGGAATTGCCTATTTACCTTTTTTAGAACATCCTTTTGAAGAAGCCGTTGATTTGATCTATGAATGCGGTGGTGTCCCCGTACTGGCTCATCCCGGGTTGTTGCGAGATGATCGTATGGTGACTGAGCTCTTATCCTACCGCCCTATGGGTTTGGAAGTCTATTATGGCTATTGGGAGCAGAGGGAAGCATTGATTCAAAACTATAAGAATATAGCCCAGGAAAAAGCAATACTGACCACTGGAGGCAGTGATTTCCATGGTTTATTCGGACCGGTTAAACTTGGAGAAATTGATGTTCCGGAACAATGTAGTATTGAACTTCAGCGTTTCCTTAATCTTGACTTTTAG
- a CDS encoding amidohydrolase family protein: MEGLTMKTLLKNGFIVDGSAAPGYYGDLLIENDKIVSVGKLGDVEADRVIDAEGHVIAPGFIDTHSHSDIQILTDPEVLPKVMQGITTEVLGQDGISLVPLPQQYIQPWRKNLAGLDGDSDDIHWEDLATTEDYLRAIEEAKPGLNACYLVPHGNIRMEAMGLDNREPTEEEIQKMKEITRREMESGALGVSTGLIYMPCAYSGMNEVVEICKEAAEYDGVFVVHQRSEADDIINSMKEVIEIGRQSGIKVHWSHFKVCGKPNWSKIDRQVELLKEAKAEGIYVSFDQYPYVAGSTMLGVILPPWAHDGGTDKLLKRLEDPELRIKMIYDIEHGIPGWDNFVDFAGLDGIYVTSVKNKKNEDVIGLNLIQIGELRGKDPYHAVFDLLYEEENAVGMYDYYGKEEHVIRFMTMPEQNVCTDGLLGGKPHPRVYGSFPRVLGKYVREQKALSLEEAVRKMTGKPAEVFGLKERGLLKEGYFADICIFNRDTIIDKGDFTNPAQYPEGIDYVLINGQIVINHGKHTGFRVGRVLKR, encoded by the coding sequence ATGGAGGGTTTGACTATGAAAACATTGCTGAAAAATGGTTTTATTGTTGATGGCAGTGCTGCCCCCGGCTATTATGGTGATCTCCTTATCGAAAATGACAAGATTGTGAGTGTCGGAAAGCTTGGCGATGTTGAGGCCGATAGGGTCATCGACGCAGAAGGACATGTGATCGCTCCAGGCTTCATTGATACTCATAGTCATTCAGATATACAGATTCTGACCGATCCGGAAGTTTTGCCGAAGGTTATGCAGGGTATCACAACGGAGGTCTTGGGACAGGACGGTATTTCCTTGGTTCCGCTGCCTCAACAATATATTCAGCCCTGGCGTAAGAATCTTGCCGGATTGGACGGAGACAGTGATGATATCCATTGGGAAGACTTGGCTACAACCGAAGATTATCTGCGGGCCATTGAAGAGGCAAAACCTGGCCTTAATGCGTGCTATCTGGTACCCCACGGAAATATCCGTATGGAGGCTATGGGGTTGGATAATAGAGAACCAACCGAAGAAGAAATTCAAAAGATGAAAGAGATTACCCGCCGCGAAATGGAATCCGGTGCTTTAGGAGTTTCCACCGGCTTGATTTATATGCCCTGTGCTTATTCCGGGATGAACGAGGTCGTTGAGATATGCAAAGAGGCTGCTGAATATGATGGAGTATTTGTCGTTCATCAGCGCAGTGAAGCGGATGATATCATAAACTCAATGAAGGAAGTTATCGAAATCGGTAGACAAAGCGGCATTAAGGTTCACTGGTCTCATTTTAAAGTTTGCGGAAAGCCTAACTGGAGCAAGATCGATCGCCAGGTTGAACTCCTCAAGGAAGCAAAGGCTGAAGGCATCTATGTATCATTTGACCAGTACCCTTATGTTGCTGGCAGCACCATGCTAGGGGTCATCCTTCCTCCTTGGGCTCATGACGGCGGTACAGACAAGCTTCTAAAGCGGTTGGAAGATCCGGAATTGCGCATTAAGATGATCTATGATATTGAACATGGCATTCCCGGATGGGATAACTTTGTTGATTTTGCAGGCCTTGACGGGATCTATGTAACCAGTGTTAAAAATAAGAAGAACGAAGATGTCATTGGTCTGAATCTTATCCAGATTGGAGAGCTTCGCGGCAAGGATCCCTACCATGCTGTATTTGATCTTCTTTACGAGGAAGAAAATGCTGTTGGCATGTATGATTATTATGGGAAAGAAGAGCATGTTATCCGTTTCATGACTATGCCTGAGCAGAATGTCTGCACTGATGGCTTGCTGGGCGGCAAACCCCATCCCCGCGTCTACGGGTCGTTCCCCCGTGTGTTGGGTAAATATGTCCGCGAACAAAAGGCACTCTCACTGGAAGAAGCTGTCCGTAAGATGACCGGTAAGCCTGCGGAGGTCTTTGGACTGAAGGAGAGAGGCTTGCTGAAGGAAGGTTATTTTGCAGATATCTGCATCTTTAATCGAGACACGATTATCGATAAGGGCGATTTCACGAATCCTGCCCAGTATCCGGAAGGAATTGACTACGTTTTGATCAACGGCCAGATCGTTATCAATCATGGCAAGCATACCGGATTCCGTGTCGGTCGCGTGCTGAAGAGATGA
- a CDS encoding cytosine permease encodes MNSPNRSASLRSPELMPAGKSERTMSLADYFILWAGMTINVVAFSLGAQYYNNGDGLSAWTMVFVILIGYGIVTALTALIGDIGTLYGVPFAVYARAPFGYKGSSIAGLLRAIPALYWFGFQTWVGAAALNYIMEILFGFSNLTLMIIAFAVFQVVNAMYGLKAMAKFDWIAIPALAILFVAIAIAIGNAYGVTVTDIMATTGRGNMSVIYAISGIAGGWITMALNGSDLARQIEHVPDYEKKGLLARNKRALIGQFFGLMVIGVICMLIGMAAGITTGEWDLNAICVKLFNSNFGLILALIAVVFAQWSTNTVGNLMPPSYVLISIFPKLNFKMASIICGVIAVGMQPWKIQNSGTFLVDMQVYISTMLGPVMGILLADYFIIRKCKLNVQDLYTAGGQYQYNNGFNMSAVVALVAGFGLSFISSTYAFFIGLLVAPVIYVVLMKNFTMKKHDQKIGQIIEFNEDIQ; translated from the coding sequence ATGAATTCTCCAAACCGCTCGGCTTCTTTAAGAAGCCCTGAATTAATGCCAGCAGGTAAGTCTGAAAGAACAATGTCATTAGCGGACTACTTTATTCTTTGGGCAGGTATGACGATTAATGTCGTAGCTTTCTCCCTTGGTGCACAGTATTATAACAATGGCGACGGTCTCAGTGCTTGGACAATGGTTTTTGTCATTCTTATCGGTTATGGTATAGTAACTGCCCTAACGGCACTGATTGGGGATATCGGGACCCTTTATGGCGTTCCTTTTGCGGTGTACGCCCGTGCGCCCTTTGGTTACAAGGGTTCATCTATTGCCGGTCTGCTGCGTGCAATTCCGGCTCTGTATTGGTTCGGTTTTCAAACTTGGGTTGGTGCGGCTGCGTTAAACTATATTATGGAAATCCTTTTCGGCTTCAGCAATTTAACCTTAATGATTATTGCCTTTGCCGTGTTCCAGGTGGTTAATGCTATGTACGGACTAAAGGCGATGGCGAAATTTGACTGGATCGCCATTCCGGCACTGGCCATTCTCTTTGTTGCCATTGCCATCGCCATCGGAAATGCCTACGGTGTCACTGTTACCGATATTATGGCGACAACGGGTAGAGGTAACATGTCGGTTATTTATGCTATTTCCGGTATTGCAGGGGGCTGGATTACCATGGCCCTGAATGGTTCCGACTTGGCTCGCCAAATCGAGCATGTACCCGACTATGAGAAAAAGGGTTTACTGGCTCGTAATAAGCGTGCTTTAATCGGTCAGTTTTTCGGTCTGATGGTGATCGGCGTAATTTGCATGCTGATTGGTATGGCAGCAGGAATCACGACGGGTGAATGGGATTTGAACGCAATCTGTGTGAAGCTCTTTAACAGCAATTTCGGCTTGATTTTGGCGTTAATCGCTGTGGTATTTGCTCAATGGTCTACAAACACTGTCGGTAATCTTATGCCCCCTTCCTATGTTCTCATCAGTATTTTTCCCAAGCTTAACTTTAAAATGGCGTCAATTATTTGCGGCGTGATTGCAGTAGGTATGCAACCGTGGAAAATTCAAAACTCCGGTACTTTCCTTGTGGATATGCAGGTCTATATCTCGACAATGCTTGGGCCTGTGATGGGAATTTTGCTGGCTGACTATTTCATCATCAGAAAATGCAAGCTCAATGTTCAGGATTTATACACTGCTGGCGGACAGTATCAGTATAATAACGGATTCAACATGAGTGCAGTCGTTGCTCTGGTAGCCGGTTTCGGACTGAGCTTCATCAGCAGCACCTATGCGTTCTTCATCGGTTTGCTTGTGGCTCCGGTTATCTATGTAGTCCTTATGAAGAATTTTACGATGAAAAAACATGATCAAAAAATCGGGCAAATTATCGAATTTAATGAAGATATTCAATAA
- the hydA gene encoding dihydropyrimidinase, which yields MYDLIIKNGTVVSPSSSTICDVAIKDDKIVGLGFYEAAEGIRTIDATGKYVMPGVIEAHMHCMAPFQGCLGANTFYQQSISGAFGGVTMFMDFANVFPEKSVFEAVKERREEMEESAIDFSVHGKFVKSPPELVEEIPQLTEYGVPTFKMFMTYKKEGVMIDEETMIKVFEKAKEVGGLPMLHCEDNTMAEDAIEKVRKIGDLSWVNFSKTKPQKCEAAAFERACRLAEYVDCPVMVVHTTHKEALDVARRAHESGFPIYVETGPHYLTLFDDNYEKEEGYLYLCSPPLRTPKDAEDLWQGLQDGTISVTGSDDCTFDTNEKAAFLEKDENGNYIQDFTKVVNGMSGLEVRLPILLSEGAGKGRLTINQVCALTSTNVAKIYGCYPQKGIIAPGSDADLVIVDMDKEVTLSKDILHNNISYCLHEGFKVKGYPIMTIARGKVIVESGEFKGEKGAGQFIKRKINAQYLEKFGLD from the coding sequence ATGTACGATCTTATTATTAAGAACGGAACCGTTGTTTCCCCGTCATCCAGCACAATTTGTGATGTGGCCATAAAAGATGACAAAATTGTCGGTCTTGGATTTTATGAAGCCGCTGAAGGAATTCGAACCATTGATGCGACAGGCAAGTATGTTATGCCCGGCGTTATCGAAGCACACATGCACTGTATGGCCCCTTTCCAAGGATGTTTAGGTGCCAATACCTTCTATCAACAGAGTATCAGCGGAGCTTTCGGCGGGGTAACTATGTTTATGGATTTTGCCAATGTTTTTCCAGAAAAATCCGTTTTTGAAGCAGTAAAAGAACGCAGGGAGGAGATGGAGGAATCCGCTATAGACTTTAGTGTCCACGGAAAGTTTGTCAAGTCTCCTCCCGAACTGGTGGAAGAAATTCCCCAACTGACAGAGTATGGCGTACCGACCTTTAAAATGTTTATGACATACAAAAAGGAAGGAGTCATGATTGATGAGGAGACCATGATTAAAGTCTTTGAAAAAGCAAAGGAAGTGGGCGGTCTGCCCATGCTCCACTGTGAGGACAATACCATGGCGGAAGATGCCATCGAAAAAGTAAGAAAAATCGGCGATCTGAGTTGGGTTAACTTCTCGAAGACTAAACCTCAGAAGTGCGAAGCAGCAGCCTTTGAACGGGCATGCAGACTTGCGGAGTATGTCGATTGCCCCGTTATGGTGGTCCATACAACCCATAAAGAAGCGTTGGATGTTGCCCGCCGTGCCCATGAATCAGGATTTCCCATCTATGTGGAAACCGGTCCTCACTATCTTACCTTGTTCGATGATAATTATGAAAAGGAAGAGGGGTATTTATACCTATGCTCTCCCCCGCTGCGCACACCCAAAGACGCAGAAGACTTATGGCAAGGACTACAGGATGGTACAATATCCGTCACCGGCTCTGACGACTGCACTTTTGACACGAATGAAAAAGCAGCCTTTCTTGAAAAAGACGAAAACGGTAACTATATTCAGGACTTCACCAAGGTGGTCAATGGCATGTCCGGGTTAGAGGTTCGCTTGCCGATTCTTCTTTCTGAGGGAGCAGGGAAAGGACGCCTGACGATCAACCAGGTTTGCGCCCTGACCAGCACCAATGTTGCCAAGATCTATGGCTGCTACCCACAAAAGGGTATCATCGCCCCTGGATCCGATGCGGATCTCGTTATTGTGGATATGGATAAGGAGGTGACTCTATCTAAGGATATTCTTCACAACAATATCAGTTATTGCTTGCATGAAGGTTTCAAGGTAAAGGGTTACCCTATTATGACGATCGCCCGGGGCAAGGTCATCGTAGAAAGCGGTGAGTTTAAAGGAGAAAAGGGTGCCGGTCAGTTTATTAAACGAAAAATTAATGCTCAATACCTGGAAAAATTCGGTCTGGACTAA
- a CDS encoding YgeY family selenium metabolism-linked hydrolase: MLNSERQRKVTELCSDLIRAKSMSGEEQDVVRIMEEFFRLHQFDTIETDKYGNVIGCIKGNRPGKKILYEGHMDEVPVADPNVWTHDPFGAEIENGRIYGRGATDMKGGLSAACCAAAFFAEDTNRDFAGEIYVAGSCHEECFEGVGARSISELVQPDIVVICEPSHLDLRIGQRGRAEIVVETFGRPAHSSNPEKGVNAVYKMMQIIEGIKGLPVKNHPVLGKGILELTDIKSSPYPGASVVPQYCRATYDRRTLVDETKESVLAPIQDLIRKLQENDPELEAKVSYAWGSEKCYTGAVIEGERFFPAWLYNEHDDFVQAAYQELQKNNFSSQISTWQFCTNGSHYAGEAKIRTIGLGPSWEHLAHITDEYIELEQLYGAVSAYMSISKGLLEMR; the protein is encoded by the coding sequence ATGTTAAATTCGGAAAGACAAAGGAAAGTCACGGAGCTGTGTAGTGATCTGATACGGGCAAAGTCCATGTCAGGAGAAGAGCAAGATGTTGTCAGGATTATGGAAGAGTTTTTCCGTCTGCATCAATTCGACACTATAGAAACGGATAAATATGGAAACGTCATTGGCTGCATTAAGGGGAACAGACCCGGCAAAAAAATCCTGTATGAGGGGCACATGGATGAGGTACCCGTCGCTGATCCAAACGTTTGGACTCATGATCCTTTTGGTGCAGAAATTGAGAACGGCCGTATTTATGGCCGGGGGGCTACAGATATGAAAGGTGGTTTATCTGCCGCATGCTGTGCAGCAGCCTTTTTCGCAGAAGACACTAACCGCGATTTTGCCGGTGAAATATATGTGGCGGGAAGCTGTCACGAAGAGTGCTTTGAAGGTGTTGGCGCCCGCTCTATCAGTGAATTAGTTCAACCTGACATTGTGGTTATTTGTGAGCCCTCCCATCTGGATCTGCGGATTGGGCAGAGAGGTCGTGCAGAAATTGTTGTGGAAACCTTTGGCCGCCCCGCCCACTCTTCCAATCCTGAAAAAGGTGTCAACGCTGTTTATAAGATGATGCAAATCATAGAGGGAATCAAAGGATTGCCGGTCAAGAATCATCCAGTGCTTGGCAAAGGAATTTTAGAGTTAACGGATATAAAGTCATCCCCCTATCCTGGAGCGTCGGTAGTACCTCAATACTGCCGGGCTACCTATGATCGCCGCACTCTTGTCGATGAAACGAAAGAAAGCGTGCTGGCCCCTATCCAAGACCTTATTAGGAAGCTACAGGAAAATGACCCTGAGTTGGAAGCAAAAGTTTCCTATGCGTGGGGTTCCGAAAAATGTTATACAGGAGCAGTAATCGAAGGAGAACGATTCTTCCCCGCCTGGTTGTATAACGAGCATGATGATTTTGTGCAGGCTGCTTATCAGGAATTGCAAAAAAACAATTTCAGTTCGCAAATTTCTACTTGGCAATTTTGCACTAATGGAAGTCATTATGCAGGTGAAGCAAAGATTCGTACCATCGGTTTAGGTCCCTCATGGGAACATCTGGCCCATATTACAGACGAGTATATCGAGCTTGAACAGTTGTATGGTGCTGTCAGTGCTTATATGTCTATCAGTAAGGGCTTGCTTGAAATGAGATAA
- a CDS encoding RidA family protein: protein MKEIRTSKAPGAIGPYSQGFISGDLVYTSGQIPVDPVSGDIVDGIAGQAEQSCKNVGAILDAAGSGLEKVIKTTCFLTDMNDFAVFNEVYARYFVSKPARSCVAVKTLPKGVLCEIEAIAEL, encoded by the coding sequence ATGAAGGAAATCAGAACATCAAAAGCACCAGGTGCTATCGGGCCCTATTCCCAAGGATTTATTAGTGGTGATCTTGTCTATACTTCCGGGCAGATTCCTGTAGATCCTGTTTCCGGTGACATTGTGGATGGCATTGCCGGACAAGCGGAACAAAGCTGTAAAAACGTGGGAGCGATTTTAGACGCTGCTGGTTCAGGCTTGGAAAAGGTCATAAAAACCACCTGTTTTTTGACGGACATGAATGATTTTGCAGTCTTTAACGAGGTATATGCTCGCTATTTTGTTTCAAAACCCGCCCGCAGCTGCGTGGCAGTGAAAACTCTACCGAAAGGCGTTCTTTGCGAGATTGAAGCGATTGCAGAATTATAG
- the dpaL gene encoding diaminopropionate ammonia-lyase produces MKGGSLVKEEIKIVSFQRDKQEVSDLTFLNLEEAEKVHSFHVSFPIYQKTPLRELKNTAQALGLGTVYVKDESYRFGLNAFKVLGGSYAIGNYIASKLGTDIRDLPYEKMVSEEVRSKLGELTFVTATDGNHGRGVAWTANQLKQHSVVYMPKGSAAERLENIRAEGADASITELNYDEAVRLANSKAEEHGWIMVQDTAWPGYEDIPRWIMQGYGTLGYEVYGQLKEKPTHIFLQAGVGSMAGAVTGFFASLYGEERPIITVIEPDKADCLYLTAQADDGERHFVAGEMNTIMAGLACGEPCSIAWEVLKNYADHFISCPDYVAAKGMRILGNPIQGDERVISGESGAAPFGCVAEIMTNPMYKELKDQLQLNENSRVLFFSTEGDTDQENYQAIVWDGKYPSCK; encoded by the coding sequence ATGAAAGGAGGATCTCTGGTGAAAGAAGAGATTAAAATTGTTTCGTTTCAGCGTGATAAACAGGAGGTAAGCGATCTGACATTTTTGAATTTGGAGGAAGCTGAAAAGGTCCATAGCTTTCATGTCAGCTTTCCCATTTATCAAAAAACGCCGCTGAGAGAATTGAAAAACACGGCACAAGCCCTGGGACTTGGTACGGTCTATGTCAAGGATGAATCGTATCGTTTCGGACTCAATGCCTTCAAAGTTTTGGGGGGCAGCTATGCAATCGGCAACTATATTGCTTCAAAGCTGGGTACCGATATTCGGGATCTTCCTTACGAAAAGATGGTTTCGGAAGAAGTTCGCAGCAAGCTTGGTGAACTGACCTTTGTCACGGCGACTGATGGTAACCATGGTCGTGGTGTTGCCTGGACAGCGAACCAGCTTAAGCAGCACTCTGTAGTCTATATGCCGAAGGGGAGTGCGGCTGAACGGCTGGAGAATATCCGGGCTGAAGGTGCCGATGCATCCATCACTGAGCTGAATTATGATGAAGCCGTTCGTTTGGCTAACAGCAAAGCGGAAGAACATGGCTGGATCATGGTACAGGATACAGCCTGGCCGGGCTATGAAGATATTCCCCGCTGGATCATGCAGGGATACGGTACCTTAGGCTATGAGGTTTATGGTCAATTAAAGGAAAAACCAACCCACATCTTCCTGCAGGCCGGGGTCGGTTCTATGGCCGGAGCTGTCACGGGTTTCTTCGCATCACTGTATGGTGAAGAACGTCCGATCATCACCGTTATTGAGCCCGATAAGGCAGACTGCCTGTACCTTACTGCTCAGGCCGATGATGGGGAGCGGCATTTTGTCGCGGGAGAGATGAATACGATCATGGCTGGGCTCGCCTGTGGAGAGCCGTGCAGCATTGCCTGGGAAGTTTTGAAAAACTACGCAGATCACTTTATATCTTGCCCTGATTATGTCGCAGCAAAGGGAATGCGTATCCTTGGCAATCCAATTCAAGGAGACGAGAGAGTTATTTCGGGTGAAAGTGGTGCGGCCCCGTTTGGTTGTGTAGCAGAGATCATGACAAACCCGATGTATAAGGAGTTAAAAGATCAGCTTCAATTAAACGAAAACTCACGAGTTCTCTTCTTCAGTACCGAAGGAGATACTGATCAGGAAAATTATCAGGCAATTGTCTGGGATGGAAAATATCCCAGCTGCAAGTAA
- a CDS encoding sigma 54-interacting transcriptional regulator, whose amino-acid sequence MAGVLLEIQETVKKYTEIMAKISNVDVEVVDTELFRVAGTGMFADHINEDMSAEGYAYSHVIKEGQLQVIYSPGQESICNNCPKRDSCAEEIEIAMPIRASDEIIGVIGLVGSNAQQRNAILADEETYLGLIEQIANFIAAKAIEQIDRKEKESMLSALAFAINNMEEGVLIVSRKHTVTMANRAAKQQLMLNTLDGMQIMLSPTGDKLNGKTEYMLNVGTKTFRILGQIHSLLKADDSYAELLSFTPTRDLNKKLYAMTAAVSEGIVVGDSQETIALRAQIEKIANSTSTVLITGESGTGKEVVATAIWRAGDRKEQRFVAVNCAAIPESLLEAELFGYVKGAFTGADPNGRVGKFELANQGIIFLDEIGDMPLYLQAKLLRVLQERKITRIGSNHLISIDVRVIAATNKDIRTMIANGKFREDLYYRLNVIPVKILPLRSRLEDIPVLANLFAQRYAVRLGKPNREISPEAMRALLKYPWYGNVRELENTVEYMVNMCNDQDILGLETLPKDFLVDEHTVLIQRDSAYKKEKRYGFEENVIPLQEVERREIAKALRLHGMNTQGKKEAAKSLGISLATLYRKMEQFSN is encoded by the coding sequence ATGGCAGGCGTTTTACTCGAAATCCAAGAGACTGTCAAGAAATATACAGAGATTATGGCAAAGATATCAAATGTGGACGTAGAGGTAGTGGATACTGAATTGTTTCGTGTAGCCGGTACCGGTATGTTTGCTGATCATATAAACGAGGATATGTCCGCAGAAGGATATGCTTATAGTCATGTTATAAAGGAGGGTCAGCTTCAAGTCATTTATTCTCCAGGTCAAGAATCGATCTGTAACAATTGCCCTAAGCGGGACAGCTGCGCCGAGGAAATTGAGATTGCTATGCCGATCAGGGCCAGTGATGAAATTATAGGTGTGATCGGATTGGTTGGTTCCAATGCGCAGCAGCGTAATGCGATCTTGGCGGATGAAGAAACATATCTTGGGCTGATTGAGCAGATCGCTAATTTTATTGCGGCCAAAGCAATCGAACAGATTGATCGCAAGGAAAAGGAGTCAATGCTGTCGGCCCTTGCCTTCGCCATTAATAATATGGAAGAGGGAGTTCTCATTGTCAGCCGCAAGCACACCGTCACCATGGCCAATCGGGCTGCTAAGCAGCAGCTGATGTTGAACACTCTCGATGGCATGCAAATTATGTTGTCCCCAACCGGGGATAAGCTTAATGGGAAGACAGAATATATGTTGAATGTTGGAACAAAGACATTTCGTATTCTTGGCCAAATTCATTCTCTGCTTAAAGCGGATGACTCTTATGCCGAGCTTCTTTCGTTTACCCCAACCCGCGATCTGAATAAAAAGTTATACGCCATGACTGCCGCGGTAAGTGAAGGTATCGTGGTAGGCGACAGCCAAGAAACGATAGCCCTTCGAGCTCAAATTGAAAAAATTGCGAACAGCACCTCGACAGTGCTTATTACCGGAGAAAGTGGCACCGGTAAGGAGGTTGTAGCCACCGCTATTTGGCGCGCTGGTGATCGCAAAGAACAACGGTTTGTAGCAGTGAATTGCGCGGCTATTCCTGAAAGCCTGCTGGAAGCTGAATTATTCGGCTATGTAAAAGGCGCTTTTACAGGAGCCGACCCCAACGGACGGGTAGGGAAATTTGAACTGGCCAATCAGGGTATAATCTTTCTGGATGAGATCGGTGATATGCCCCTGTATTTGCAGGCCAAGCTTCTAAGAGTTCTTCAGGAGCGTAAAATCACCCGTATTGGCTCCAATCACTTGATTTCCATAGATGTACGTGTAATTGCTGCCACGAATAAAGATATCCGGACTATGATTGCCAATGGTAAGTTCCGTGAAGATCTGTATTACAGATTAAATGTAATTCCTGTTAAGATTCTGCCCCTCCGCAGCCGTCTTGAGGATATTCCTGTTCTTGCCAATTTATTTGCACAACGATATGCGGTACGGCTCGGCAAGCCAAATCGTGAAATTTCGCCGGAAGCTATGCGTGCTTTGCTGAAGTATCCGTGGTATGGTAATGTTCGGGAGTTGGAAAACACTGTGGAATATATGGTGAATATGTGCAATGATCAGGATATCCTAGGATTAGAAACATTACCTAAGGATTTTTTGGTTGATGAACACACCGTCTTAATTCAACGGGATAGTGCATATAAAAAAGAAAAAAGATATGGGTTCGAGGAAAATGTAATACCCCTTCAGGAAGTTGAGCGCCGAGAAATAGCAAAAGCCCTGCGTCTTCACGGTATGAATACTCAAGGAAAAAAAGAGGCGGCGAAAAGTCTCGGTATTAGCCTTGCAACCTTATATCGTAAAATGGAGCAATTCTCAAATTGA